One stretch of Euphorbia lathyris chromosome 7, ddEupLath1.1, whole genome shotgun sequence DNA includes these proteins:
- the LOC136236070 gene encoding guanine nucleotide-binding protein subunit gamma 2-like: protein MEPDSSPVDHELPSTPSPGSEHQLDSLSTILPTSKPNNGLFGKHRLAAAISNLQNEINFLQEELEQLETLGESSIVCKELISSVESIPDPLLPWCRGPSNNGWDRWFRGAHNTRKRWI, encoded by the exons ATGGAACCCGATTCATCGCCAGTCGATCATGAGCTTCCTTCAACTCCGTCGCCGGGCTCCGAACATCAGCTAGATTCACTATCGACGATTCTTCCTACCTCAAAACCTAATAATGGTCTGTTTGGCAAGCACAGACTAGCGGCAGCCATCTCCAATCTTCAAAACGAAATCAATTTCCTCCAg GAGGAGTTGGAACAGCTGGAAACATTAGGCGAATCCTCCATCGTTTGCAAAGA ACTCATTTCAAGTGTTGAATCGATTCCCGATCCGCTGCTTCCATG GTGTAGAGGACCGAGTAATAATGGCTGGGATAGATGGTTCAGAGGAGCTCATAACACCAGAAAACGATGGATCTAA